From one Verrucomicrobiia bacterium genomic stretch:
- a CDS encoding PPC domain-containing protein has product MPSTAVVAQQVCLPAPRLLTVMPMGGQIGSSVEVQITGESIENISELQFSTPKIMAKPVIGPDGKPVENKFLVTIAPDAPVGVYDARVISRLGISSARAFSTSHLPEQTREKANTSVETAMKLPVNSICNATMTKRAVDYYSFSGVKGQRIAVDCAAVGIDSKLTPVVIIADAQGRDIVLNRTGGVLYFTPTADGTYLVKVHGLTFSGGPEHFYRLALVTAPGDEPIARQPTTPMVSSMSWPPTNLAASAQTKETEPNNQQIQAQRITLPCDIAGSFYPAADVDTYEFTAKKGETWWVEVASERLGLNTDAFVLVQRVTKEGEKETLTDIAELNDIASPMKVSSNGYSYDGPPYDAGSPDVLGKFEIKEDGTYRLQVRDLFGGTRNEPDNVYRLIVRQAAPDFTLAAWAVHMTLRNGDRAALSKPVALRAGASMAMEVVVIRRDGFDGEIELSMEGLPSGVSASGLKIAKGKSYGHMIISAASDAKAAHSVAKIFGRAIINGNTVTHPCRVASMEWPVRDAKQEIPSPRLMADLPVSVSDSEGAPVTITASANKVYEANPNDVLKIPLKLTWRDEFTGTGIGLRAYGSGFEKVKEFDIPLKAGTHEASLDLGALKIPAGEYTIAFYGSAVSRYRYNPGAVAEAELAQKKTAQEATTLAEMAKKLAEEAANAPTDKKSEAANAAKIAAEKQKQAEAAKAEAAKRMKTVTNAATPQDTVDIIVSEPIRISIKGTPTTTAAVTPKK; this is encoded by the coding sequence ATGCCGTCTACTGCCGTGGTCGCCCAACAAGTTTGCCTGCCTGCTCCACGACTGCTGACGGTGATGCCCATGGGCGGCCAGATCGGTTCAAGCGTGGAAGTCCAGATCACGGGCGAAAGCATCGAGAATATCAGCGAGTTGCAATTCTCCACTCCCAAGATAATGGCCAAGCCGGTGATCGGCCCCGATGGCAAGCCGGTGGAGAACAAGTTTCTGGTGACCATCGCACCCGATGCGCCCGTCGGGGTCTACGATGCGCGCGTGATTTCCCGGCTCGGCATCTCATCAGCCCGAGCCTTCTCGACGAGCCATCTCCCAGAACAGACCCGCGAGAAAGCGAACACTTCGGTAGAGACCGCCATGAAGTTGCCGGTTAACTCAATTTGCAACGCCACCATGACCAAGCGCGCGGTGGATTATTATTCTTTCTCAGGCGTGAAGGGCCAGCGCATCGCAGTGGATTGTGCCGCTGTGGGGATCGACTCCAAGCTCACGCCGGTAGTCATCATCGCTGACGCGCAAGGCCGCGACATCGTGCTGAACCGCACAGGCGGAGTGCTGTATTTCACCCCCACCGCCGATGGCACTTACTTGGTAAAAGTCCACGGACTCACTTTTTCTGGCGGACCAGAGCATTTCTATCGGCTCGCCTTGGTGACGGCCCCCGGGGATGAACCGATTGCGCGTCAACCGACCACCCCCATGGTGAGTTCCATGTCATGGCCTCCGACAAATCTGGCAGCCTCTGCGCAAACGAAAGAAACAGAACCTAACAACCAACAAATCCAAGCGCAGAGGATCACCCTCCCCTGCGATATCGCGGGCAGTTTTTACCCTGCTGCCGATGTGGACACCTATGAGTTCACCGCCAAAAAAGGCGAGACTTGGTGGGTGGAAGTGGCCTCTGAACGACTGGGGTTGAACACAGATGCGTTTGTGCTGGTCCAGCGGGTCACTAAGGAAGGTGAAAAAGAAACGCTTACAGACATCGCCGAACTGAATGACATCGCCAGCCCGATGAAGGTTTCCAGCAACGGCTATTCCTATGATGGTCCGCCTTACGATGCAGGATCGCCCGATGTACTCGGTAAATTCGAAATCAAGGAAGACGGCACCTACCGTCTGCAAGTTCGCGACTTGTTTGGTGGCACCCGTAATGAGCCTGACAATGTTTACCGTTTGATCGTCCGGCAGGCTGCGCCAGATTTCACGCTGGCAGCTTGGGCTGTGCATATGACTTTGCGTAATGGTGATCGCGCCGCGCTCTCCAAGCCGGTCGCTCTGCGGGCGGGGGCTAGCATGGCCATGGAAGTTGTGGTGATCCGCCGAGATGGTTTCGATGGCGAAATCGAACTGTCGATGGAAGGTCTTCCCTCCGGCGTCAGTGCCAGTGGTCTTAAGATCGCGAAAGGCAAATCCTATGGCCACATGATCATCAGTGCTGCCAGCGATGCCAAGGCAGCTCACTCCGTGGCTAAGATATTTGGTCGTGCCATCATCAATGGCAACACAGTCACTCACCCTTGCCGGGTCGCCTCGATGGAATGGCCGGTCCGTGATGCGAAGCAGGAGATACCCAGCCCCCGGCTTATGGCAGATCTGCCCGTCTCCGTCAGCGATTCTGAGGGTGCGCCCGTGACCATCACTGCCAGTGCGAACAAAGTCTATGAAGCCAACCCGAATGATGTGCTGAAGATCCCCTTGAAGCTGACATGGCGCGATGAGTTCACCGGGACTGGCATTGGGCTGCGCGCCTATGGCTCAGGTTTTGAAAAGGTGAAGGAGTTCGATATCCCTCTCAAAGCCGGCACTCACGAGGCATCACTCGATTTGGGCGCGCTAAAAATCCCAGCTGGCGAATATACCATCGCCTTCTATGGCAGTGCGGTGAGTCGCTATCGCTATAATCCTGGCGCAGTGGCAGAAGCTGAACTCGCCCAGAAGAAAACAGCACAAGAGGCCACAACCTTGGCTGAGATGGCCAAGAAACTGGCCGAAGAAGCCGCCAATGCACCGACCGACAAGAAATCGGAAGCTGCCAATGCAGCAAAGATCGCCGCAGAAAAGCAAAAGCAAGCTGAGGCCGCCAAGGCTGAGGCTGCCAAACGGATGAAGACCGTCACCAATGCGGCGACACCTCAGGACACTGTGGATATCATCGTCTCCGAGCCGATCCGTATTTCTATCAAAGGCACTCCCACTACGACGGCAGCCGTGACTCCGAAAAAATGA
- a CDS encoding DUF1553 domain-containing protein, which produces MDPKPPLLRTACIALMAMFGSAVVGFASEASRPLNFVNDVVPILTKSSCNSGGCHAKAVTGQRGFRLSLLGFEPEEDYEHIVKEGKGRRIFRPAPEQSLFLLKAANIVPHGGGKKLDPDSEGYRTIVNWIAQGLPYGSTNDPQLVSIEVSPNRLSMKAKTEQQLKVIARYSDGSDRNVTHLALYEPNDKSMAETSEEGLIKTSDIPGYVAVMVRYAGKVSVASVSIPLGAPVDRLPTAKNFIDQYVFANLKQIGIPPSPVCDDATFLRRVSLDIAGRLPTTEETQSFLASKESNKRDLAIEALLNSPDYADYFANKWTALLKNKRDDKADITANFAFHAWMRDSLLANKRYDEIVRQILGATGTIVANPAVAWYKRVKEPTQQLEDVAQLFLGVRMQCAQCHHHPFERWSQQDYYSLSAFFSQVGRKPTAIADEDLIYHKRGIAQTENKKTHLPVKPAGLGQPTLDIPPDEDPRLKLADWMSEKSNPFFAKSLVNRYWKHFFKRGLIEPEDDIRDTNPPTNPELLDALAQHFIESGFDLKAVIRAITQSQTYQLSAFPNEHNAIDNQNFSHYYPKRMQAEVLLDAIDQLTGAKSDFADLPPGTRAISLPDNSYNRASPFLKVFGRPEGESVCECERVQTSSLAQSLHLMNASDVKAKLTASNGRAERLVKEDKPESQRIREIYLAAFSREPAPEEVHIAENYLNQPRTDAQGKPLDSQRAIRQGYEDLLWAIINTKEFLYNH; this is translated from the coding sequence ATGGACCCCAAGCCGCCACTATTGCGAACGGCCTGTATTGCCTTGATGGCAATGTTCGGCTCTGCAGTGGTCGGATTCGCCTCCGAAGCCTCTCGTCCGCTAAATTTCGTGAACGATGTCGTTCCGATCCTGACCAAATCCAGCTGTAATTCCGGTGGGTGTCACGCCAAGGCTGTGACCGGCCAGCGCGGTTTCAGGCTTTCATTGTTGGGGTTCGAACCTGAGGAGGATTACGAGCACATCGTCAAGGAAGGCAAAGGCAGGCGCATATTTCGGCCAGCTCCGGAGCAAAGCCTTTTTCTGCTGAAGGCGGCAAATATCGTCCCCCACGGTGGCGGCAAGAAGCTCGATCCGGATTCCGAAGGCTACCGCACTATCGTCAACTGGATCGCTCAGGGCCTGCCCTACGGCTCCACCAATGATCCTCAGTTAGTCAGCATAGAAGTCTCCCCCAACCGGCTCTCGATGAAGGCGAAGACTGAGCAGCAGCTCAAGGTAATTGCTCGTTACTCAGATGGCAGTGATCGCAATGTCACCCACTTGGCACTTTATGAGCCAAACGACAAGAGCATGGCAGAGACCAGTGAGGAGGGCTTGATCAAGACATCCGATATTCCAGGCTATGTCGCCGTGATGGTGCGTTATGCGGGTAAAGTGTCAGTGGCCAGCGTTTCCATCCCGCTCGGCGCACCGGTAGACCGCTTACCGACAGCCAAGAACTTTATTGATCAATATGTCTTCGCCAACCTGAAGCAAATCGGCATCCCCCCTTCCCCGGTTTGCGATGATGCCACCTTTCTACGTCGTGTCTCTTTGGACATCGCCGGGCGACTGCCTACCACTGAGGAAACCCAATCCTTCCTGGCCAGCAAGGAATCGAATAAGCGCGATCTCGCCATCGAGGCATTGCTCAACAGTCCTGATTACGCCGATTACTTCGCCAACAAATGGACCGCGCTGCTTAAGAACAAGCGGGATGACAAAGCGGACATCACGGCAAACTTTGCCTTCCATGCCTGGATGCGCGACAGCCTGCTGGCGAACAAACGCTACGATGAGATTGTGCGCCAGATTCTCGGGGCCACTGGCACCATCGTCGCGAATCCGGCGGTGGCCTGGTATAAGCGCGTGAAAGAACCCACCCAGCAGCTGGAGGATGTCGCTCAACTTTTCTTGGGTGTTCGCATGCAATGCGCCCAATGCCACCATCACCCCTTCGAGCGATGGAGCCAGCAGGACTACTACAGTCTTTCAGCTTTCTTCAGTCAGGTGGGTCGCAAACCGACAGCCATTGCCGACGAAGATCTCATCTATCACAAGCGCGGCATCGCCCAAACTGAGAACAAGAAAACCCATCTGCCCGTTAAGCCTGCTGGTTTGGGTCAACCCACACTTGATATACCACCCGACGAAGATCCGCGCCTGAAACTGGCGGATTGGATGAGCGAAAAATCCAACCCTTTCTTCGCCAAATCCTTGGTGAACCGTTACTGGAAACATTTCTTCAAACGCGGGCTTATCGAACCGGAGGATGATATCCGCGACACCAATCCCCCGACCAATCCCGAATTGCTCGACGCTTTGGCTCAGCATTTCATAGAGAGTGGTTTTGACCTAAAAGCCGTCATTCGAGCCATCACGCAAAGCCAGACTTACCAACTCAGCGCCTTCCCTAACGAGCACAACGCCATCGATAACCAAAATTTTTCCCACTACTATCCGAAGCGGATGCAGGCGGAAGTTTTGCTGGATGCCATCGATCAGCTTACCGGAGCAAAGTCCGACTTTGCCGACCTGCCCCCCGGCACACGCGCCATCTCCTTACCGGACAATAGCTACAACCGCGCATCCCCCTTCCTGAAAGTCTTTGGGCGTCCCGAGGGTGAGAGTGTTTGTGAGTGTGAACGCGTTCAGACCTCCAGCCTTGCCCAAAGTCTGCATCTCATGAATGCGTCCGATGTGAAAGCCAAGCTTACCGCCAGCAATGGCCGCGCCGAGCGATTGGTGAAGGAAGATAAACCAGAATCGCAACGCATCCGGGAAATCTATCTGGCCGCTTTCTCACGCGAGCCTGCCCCCGAAGAAGTCCACATCGCAGAAAACTATCTAAACCAACCTCGCACCGATGCCCAAGGCAAACCTCTAGACTCACAGCGGGCCATACGTCAAGGCTACGAAGACTTGCTCTGGGCGATCATCAATACAAAGGAATTCCTCTACAACCACTGA
- a CDS encoding helix-turn-helix domain-containing protein: protein MPKRYRLNRPDLAAAVKTALVGCPDAVAQRRLLTMRLAASGQFSAAELAEQVGISRRQFFHWVKAFKAGGVAGLLARRHSGGAPPQITGKALAELKEGLQTGGWKRAKEIQHWLQKQHRKKLTLKGVYYWLGKLGGVLKVPRKTHALKDAAVSVHFQQTLCDRLRNLNVAGGRPVRLWVADEHRYGLIPVVRKCWTLRGPRLRIRPNTSGAIFTVRWRLTARTPPSLPACPE from the coding sequence ATGCCGAAAAGATATCGTCTGAACCGGCCGGATTTGGCGGCGGCGGTGAAGACGGCCTTGGTTGGGTGCCCGGACGCGGTCGCGCAGCGGCGCTTGTTGACGATGCGTTTAGCCGCCAGCGGCCAGTTCAGCGCGGCGGAGCTCGCGGAGCAGGTGGGCATCAGCCGCCGTCAGTTTTTCCACTGGGTCAAAGCGTTCAAGGCCGGTGGTGTGGCCGGTTTGCTCGCGCGCAGACATAGCGGTGGGGCTCCGCCGCAGATCACGGGCAAAGCCCTGGCCGAACTTAAGGAAGGCTTGCAGACGGGTGGCTGGAAGCGGGCCAAGGAGATCCAACACTGGCTCCAAAAGCAGCACCGCAAGAAGCTCACGCTCAAAGGGGTATACTACTGGCTGGGAAAATTGGGCGGAGTCTTGAAGGTGCCGCGCAAGACTCACGCGCTCAAAGACGCGGCCGTCAGCGTACACTTCCAGCAGACGCTGTGCGACAGGCTCAGGAACCTGAACGTGGCTGGTGGCAGGCCGGTCCGCCTGTGGGTGGCCGATGAACACCGCTATGGCCTGATCCCCGTGGTGCGCAAATGCTGGACTTTGCGCGGCCCACGGCTCCGTATCAGACCAAATACGAGTGGGGCTATCTTTACAGTGCGCTGGAGGTTGACGGCGAGAACGCCGCCGAGTTTGCCTGCCTGCCCGGAGTAA
- a CDS encoding transposase, translated as MPGVSLTLSHLFLERVAARDPQAEHVVIWDQAGFHPQPHLHSLPGRVHLLPLPPYSPELNPVEIIGDVIKDRIANTLWPTLETLEAALGEELLPIYQNPERVRSLVSHPWLIDQVNASER; from the coding sequence CTGCCCGGAGTAAGCCTGACATTGAGCCATTTGTTTCTGGAACGCGTGGCTGCCCGCGACCCCCAAGCCGAGCACGTGGTGATCTGGGATCAGGCGGGCTTTCACCCGCAGCCACACCTCCATAGCCTGCCGGGGCGGGTCCACCTGCTGCCCCTGCCACCCTACAGTCCGGAGTTGAACCCGGTGGAAATCATCGGCGATGTGATCAAGGACCGGATCGCCAACACCTTATGGCCCACCCTGGAAACCCTGGAAGCCGCCTTGGGCGAAGAACTCCTGCCCATCTATCAAAACCCCGAACGCGTCCGGAGCCTCGTTTCACACCCTTGGCTCATCGATCAGGTAAACGCTTCCGAACGGTGA